One Halobaculum sp. CBA1158 DNA segment encodes these proteins:
- a CDS encoding PH domain-containing protein: MESLDPRVRLAWVVGSLVPAAVLAVVGVAAARFGAPVSEAAAVALAGVVVVLGVVAAVFRYRIWRFEVREDSLYLVRGVFTRIDTSVPYVRVQHVDTRRGPVERALGLASVVVYTAGSRGADITIPGLTPDRAGRLREQLRDLATESEFDAV, translated from the coding sequence ATGGAATCACTCGATCCCCGGGTTCGCCTCGCGTGGGTCGTCGGCTCGTTGGTGCCCGCGGCCGTGCTCGCGGTCGTCGGGGTCGCGGCCGCCCGGTTCGGCGCGCCGGTGTCGGAGGCGGCCGCGGTCGCCCTCGCGGGCGTCGTCGTCGTGCTCGGCGTCGTCGCCGCCGTCTTCCGGTACCGAATCTGGCGCTTCGAGGTGCGCGAGGACTCGCTGTACCTCGTGCGCGGCGTGTTCACCCGCATCGACACCTCCGTCCCGTACGTCCGGGTCCAGCACGTCGACACGCGCCGGGGCCCCGTCGAGCGAGCGCTGGGGCTCGCCTCCGTCGTCGTCTACACGGCCGGCTCGCGGGGCGCTGACATCACCATCCCCGGACTGACGCCGGACCGGGCGGGCCGGCTCCGCGAGCAGCTCCGCGACCTGGCCACCGAGTCGGAGTTCGACGCCGTCTGA
- a CDS encoding AAA domain-containing protein — MNVRGSILEVGEVRQVSTRYGERDLAELTVRPDGGASEGEGTEPVTVTLWGKWTRTAEHAEPGMELLVTDAERDDYGDREGYTTASESYVVLEPDFLVDVTDVRSWVQCPRMYYLNKLSGIPLNYPVVKGTVVHEVFGDLLRGVDLEESIEDRVAEAGLELGLLGREREEVADEVRRNAAAIEGWLSQGRLAAGDDGDADRDDDGDRDGDSDDIGDGNGDASASEWDGGPDDSEWRSEYTLISPTFGIKGRADALRRGQPVELKTGKNTNREPRFQDKIQAACYALLLRERGVDADTGTLLYTKNTAVDRGEESGDLSPAKEFSVGKGLLDFVVRQRNEIAATEFDMTVPTGYEADAKCEYCFEQDTCMVVSGRLDQESKAGQIGSALPEEEREYFDATYRALEEERRETHAEYRKLWEQTAEERADDDRALIDLTLVSQEPLGDGRWRLTARKESDAVSKLREGDVALASDGDPASGHSELGRIQKLGDEVVVETDEPVELRRLDVYPSELSVSRMHTAVHDFVLKGDPDRKDVLFGRREPAFRDPGEGGSSDGDGGKEPFIDNNDAQNAAVERAVAAEDFALVHGPPGTGKTYTIARIVRALVERGDRVLLSAFTNRAVDNALEALQEQGFDDALRVGTETGVRGDMQDSRLVTRGEPNDRAATLNSAPVVAATTSSCGSRTMREQEFDVALVDEASQLTEPGTLAAINRADRFVLVGDHEQLPPVVRAENRLRESLFQRLIEDHPDAGVMLDRQYRMSQRIQAFSSREFYDGKLRPATPAVAGQTLADLGVDAADLPSELRDAVSFVDPDGTREGNANPTEAERVAAIVEAYVAAGVDPDDIGVIAPFRAQVAEIGRRTDATVDTVDRFQGSSEEVIVVSFVATGDLDGPIFEDHRRVNVALTRAKKALCLVGDAEALGSEPFYARMLEWARR, encoded by the coding sequence GTGAACGTCCGCGGTTCCATCCTGGAGGTCGGCGAGGTTCGACAGGTGAGCACCCGCTACGGCGAGCGCGACCTCGCGGAGTTGACCGTCCGACCGGACGGCGGGGCCAGCGAGGGCGAGGGAACCGAGCCGGTCACGGTCACCCTCTGGGGGAAGTGGACCCGCACGGCCGAGCACGCCGAGCCGGGGATGGAACTGCTCGTCACCGACGCCGAGCGCGACGACTACGGCGACCGCGAGGGGTACACGACAGCCTCGGAGTCGTACGTCGTGCTCGAACCGGACTTCCTCGTCGACGTGACCGACGTGCGTTCGTGGGTGCAGTGCCCGCGGATGTACTACCTGAACAAGCTCTCGGGGATCCCGCTGAACTACCCCGTGGTCAAGGGGACCGTGGTCCACGAGGTGTTCGGCGACCTCCTCCGCGGCGTCGACCTGGAGGAGTCGATCGAGGACCGTGTCGCGGAGGCCGGCCTCGAACTCGGACTGCTCGGGCGGGAGCGCGAGGAAGTCGCCGACGAGGTGCGCCGGAACGCGGCTGCGATCGAGGGGTGGCTCAGCCAGGGTCGCCTCGCCGCGGGCGACGACGGCGACGCCGACCGCGACGATGACGGCGACCGCGACGGCGACAGCGACGATATCGGCGACGGCAACGGCGACGCGTCGGCCTCCGAGTGGGACGGCGGGCCCGACGACTCGGAGTGGCGCTCGGAGTACACGCTCATCTCGCCCACGTTCGGCATCAAGGGCCGCGCGGACGCCCTCCGCCGGGGGCAGCCGGTCGAACTCAAGACGGGGAAGAACACGAACCGCGAGCCGCGCTTCCAGGACAAGATCCAGGCGGCCTGCTACGCGCTCCTCCTGCGCGAGCGCGGCGTCGACGCCGACACCGGCACGCTGCTGTACACGAAGAACACGGCGGTCGACCGCGGCGAGGAGTCGGGCGACCTCTCGCCGGCCAAGGAGTTCTCCGTCGGAAAGGGGCTGCTCGATTTCGTCGTCCGCCAGCGAAACGAGATCGCGGCGACGGAGTTCGACATGACCGTCCCGACGGGGTACGAGGCCGACGCGAAATGCGAGTACTGTTTCGAGCAGGACACCTGCATGGTCGTCTCCGGACGCCTCGATCAGGAGTCGAAGGCCGGCCAGATCGGCAGCGCCCTCCCGGAGGAGGAGCGCGAGTACTTCGACGCCACCTACCGCGCGCTGGAGGAGGAGCGCCGCGAGACCCACGCCGAGTACCGGAAGCTCTGGGAGCAGACCGCCGAGGAGCGCGCGGACGACGACCGCGCGCTGATCGACCTGACGCTCGTCTCACAGGAGCCGCTGGGCGACGGTCGCTGGCGGCTGACCGCCCGCAAGGAGTCGGACGCGGTCTCGAAGCTCCGCGAGGGCGACGTGGCGCTCGCCTCCGACGGGGACCCGGCGTCGGGCCACTCCGAGTTGGGCCGGATCCAGAAACTGGGCGACGAGGTCGTCGTCGAGACGGACGAGCCGGTCGAACTCCGCCGGCTCGACGTCTACCCCTCGGAGCTGTCGGTGTCGCGGATGCACACCGCCGTCCACGACTTCGTGCTGAAGGGCGACCCCGACCGCAAGGACGTGCTGTTCGGACGGCGCGAGCCCGCCTTCCGCGACCCGGGCGAAGGCGGAAGCAGCGACGGGGACGGGGGCAAGGAGCCGTTCATCGACAACAACGACGCGCAGAACGCCGCCGTCGAACGCGCGGTCGCCGCCGAGGACTTCGCGCTCGTCCACGGGCCGCCCGGCACGGGGAAGACGTACACCATCGCCCGGATCGTCCGCGCGCTCGTCGAGCGAGGCGACCGCGTGCTGCTGTCGGCGTTCACGAACCGCGCGGTAGACAACGCCCTCGAGGCGCTCCAGGAACAGGGCTTCGACGACGCCCTCCGCGTCGGCACGGAGACGGGCGTTCGCGGCGACATGCAGGACAGCCGCCTGGTCACCCGCGGCGAGCCGAACGACCGCGCGGCGACGCTGAACTCAGCGCCGGTCGTCGCCGCCACCACCTCCTCGTGCGGCTCGCGGACGATGCGCGAGCAGGAGTTCGACGTGGCGCTCGTCGACGAGGCGTCACAGCTCACGGAGCCTGGGACCCTCGCCGCGATCAACCGCGCCGACCGGTTCGTGCTCGTCGGCGACCACGAACAGCTCCCGCCGGTGGTGCGCGCCGAGAACCGCCTCCGGGAGTCGCTGTTCCAGCGGCTCATCGAGGATCACCCCGACGCGGGCGTGATGCTCGACCGGCAGTACCGCATGAGCCAGCGCATCCAGGCGTTCTCCTCGCGGGAGTTCTACGACGGGAAGCTCCGACCCGCCACGCCGGCGGTCGCCGGCCAGACGCTCGCGGACCTCGGCGTCGACGCGGCGGATCTCCCGTCGGAACTGCGCGACGCCGTCTCGTTCGTCGACCCCGACGGCACCCGCGAGGGCAACGCGAACCCGACGGAGGCCGAGCGCGTCGCGGCGATCGTCGAGGCGTACGTCGCCGCCGGCGTCGACCCCGACGACATCGGCGTCATCGCGCCGTTCCGCGCGCAGGTGGCGGAGATCGGCCGCCGGACCGACGCGACCGTCGACACGGTCGACCGCTTCCAGGGGTCGAGCGAGGAGGTGATCGTCGTCTCGTTCGTCGCCACCGGCGACCTCGACGGCCCGATATTCGAGGACCACCGCCGCGTCAACGTCGCGCTCACCCGGGCGAAGAAGGCGTTGTGTCTCGTCGGCGACGCCGAGGCGCTCGGCTCCGAGCCGTTCTACGCTCGGATGCTCGAGTGGGCGCGGCGGTGA
- a CDS encoding PH domain-containing protein — translation MVRLHPYSAAIQAAFAGGRLALFAVFVSTAFAGMGDGPVGLAAAGALVPAAFLVGAGASLARWYRFEYEVLPEHLLVRSGVLARQEREIPLRRVQNVDLSRSVLQRAFGLATVAVETAGGGSTEATLDAVSLEDARRLREELSQRGRRARDSGDFGGEADPAGATTDRAGDEGGAPAGGVASAGATPTAAASAGDAETLYELTGLRFATLCAISFRPSAVIAPFVGASLFDDVLFDIGQLLVRLGVVEVDVGPGDVPSLGTAEFLWFSALAVVAFLLVVWVVSAAITFVRYYGFRLERVGDELRYERGLLGRYSGTAPLSKVQTITVSENIAMRRLGYASLAVDTAGYAPGGNGDDGGIETAVPLDTRERVVALADDVREELDRRPRAGSGSEAPRADAFGTDAVERPPGRARNRYVVRYVFAALAVAGVVFGVDRLAYALPDPLVALAFAGVALAPLAGHLTWANRGHATVDDGFVARTGTIRRHTRLVPYFRLQTVFVSRSPFQRRRDLASVVADTASSSGVLGGDAVAHDADADAAGDLRDELLDRLQADLAERRRLRDDRESDDGDGGGDGGDGDGDTERFAEGDRPGQSEVDPGERDGRGPAGGSKTEE, via the coding sequence ATGGTCCGCCTCCACCCGTACTCGGCGGCGATCCAGGCGGCGTTCGCCGGCGGCCGCCTCGCGCTGTTTGCCGTGTTCGTGAGCACGGCCTTCGCCGGCATGGGCGACGGCCCGGTCGGCCTCGCGGCGGCGGGGGCGCTCGTGCCGGCGGCCTTCCTGGTCGGTGCGGGCGCGTCGCTGGCGCGCTGGTACCGCTTCGAGTACGAGGTGCTCCCGGAGCACCTGCTCGTGCGGTCGGGCGTGCTCGCCCGCCAGGAGCGGGAGATCCCGCTGCGGCGCGTCCAGAACGTCGACCTCTCGCGGTCCGTCCTCCAGCGGGCGTTCGGGCTCGCGACCGTCGCCGTCGAGACCGCCGGCGGCGGCTCCACCGAGGCGACGCTCGACGCCGTCTCGCTCGAGGACGCGCGACGCCTCCGGGAGGAACTGAGCCAGCGCGGGCGGCGCGCGCGAGACAGCGGCGACTTCGGCGGCGAGGCCGACCCCGCGGGAGCGACGACTGACCGCGCCGGCGACGAGGGCGGCGCACCGGCCGGCGGCGTCGCCAGCGCGGGCGCGACGCCGACCGCCGCGGCGTCCGCCGGGGACGCCGAGACGCTGTACGAGCTCACGGGTCTGCGCTTCGCCACGCTGTGTGCGATATCGTTCCGCCCCAGCGCGGTCATCGCGCCGTTCGTGGGCGCGAGCCTCTTCGACGACGTGCTGTTCGACATCGGGCAACTGCTCGTCAGGCTCGGCGTCGTCGAGGTGGACGTGGGTCCGGGCGACGTCCCCTCGCTCGGAACCGCGGAGTTCCTGTGGTTCTCGGCGCTGGCGGTCGTCGCGTTCCTCCTCGTCGTCTGGGTGGTGAGCGCGGCGATCACCTTCGTCCGCTACTACGGCTTCCGGCTCGAGCGCGTCGGCGACGAACTCCGGTACGAGCGCGGCCTGCTGGGTCGCTACAGCGGTACGGCCCCGCTGTCGAAGGTGCAGACGATCACCGTCTCGGAGAACATCGCGATGCGCCGGCTCGGGTACGCCAGCCTCGCGGTCGACACCGCCGGCTACGCGCCGGGAGGCAACGGCGACGACGGCGGTATCGAGACGGCGGTCCCGCTGGACACCCGCGAGCGCGTCGTCGCGCTCGCGGACGACGTGCGCGAGGAACTGGATCGGCGTCCCCGCGCCGGGTCCGGGAGCGAGGCCCCGCGGGCGGACGCCTTCGGGACCGACGCCGTGGAGCGCCCGCCGGGTCGCGCGCGCAACCGCTACGTCGTGCGGTACGTGTTCGCGGCGCTGGCGGTCGCCGGCGTCGTCTTCGGCGTCGACCGCCTCGCGTACGCACTCCCGGACCCGCTCGTGGCGCTCGCGTTCGCGGGCGTCGCGCTCGCGCCGCTCGCGGGGCATCTCACGTGGGCCAATCGCGGGCACGCGACGGTCGACGACGGCTTCGTCGCGCGGACGGGGACGATCCGGCGACACACGCGGCTGGTGCCGTACTTCCGGCTCCAGACGGTGTTCGTCTCCCGGAGCCCCTTCCAGCGCCGCCGCGACCTCGCGTCCGTCGTCGCCGACACCGCCTCCTCCTCGGGCGTGCTCGGGGGCGACGCCGTCGCGCACGACGCGGACGCCGACGCCGCCGGCGACCTGCGCGACGAACTGCTCGACCGCCTGCAGGCGGATCTCGCGGAACGACGCCGGCTGCGGGACGACCGCGAGAGCGACGACGGCGACGGCGGCGGCGACGGCGGCGACGGCGACGGCGACACCGAACGTTTCGCCGAGGGCGACCGCCCCGGTCAGAGCGAGGTCGATCCCGGGGAGAGAGACGGCCGCGGCCCGGCCGGCGGGTCGAAGACCGAGGAGTGA
- a CDS encoding ATP-dependent helicase encodes MTDGRELLAATEDDYDFDPASVEVADGDVLDRLEPAVREWWVEQFGAFVPDNGGFFTPPQREAIPLIDEGENCLVASPTGSGKTLASFTAVLNDLFRRERELDGGLDDGVRCLYVSPLKSLANDITRNLAEPIDGIAENLADRGHDTEIRQAIRHGDTPDSERRAMLESPPHVLNTTPETLAILLNSPKFKETLRSVEYVVVDEIHSLADSKRGTHLAVSLERLERMCESSPTRVGCSATVEPLTTMAEFLVGGDPGGGAEGDGADRGPDGESSTGWTPREYEIVDTRFVREFDLRVECPTDDLIDTPRDAVTERFHDRLHELIEGHENTLVFTNTRSGAERVLATLRERYDYDEDDSGCHHGSMSKGHREAVEEGLKSGDLDVVTTSTSLELGIDMPHLDLVVQVGSPKSVASLLQRVGRAGHSLGETVEGRVIALDRDELVECAVMARRAERGFVDRVFVPEEAQDVAAQQVYGMAINGVKREVDVLDTLRAAYPYRAYGDADWEQLMRYLTADYPGMEEKNVYAKVWRDTNDPPEGEYHYEEFPVGEQLIGKRGRLARVIYMTNLGTIPDSFTIDVYLRGGDEWVGQLDEEYLDTLEPGDVFQLGGSTYQFGYRRGSKVYVDPSGQRPTVPSWFSERLPLSYDLGREVLDFQGELNDRLADGGRAAARTWLRRFPVDENTVRAIVRMFDEQRRFLGARGVATTDRIVVEEELDRAEYRRRYYVHSGYGREFNDGLSRLVAHRCAGRANANVQLAVADTGFTVSMPLNRKVDVADVIESIAPEDVFGDLREALTDTDLLKRYFRINATRSLMILKRYKGHEKSAAQQQVSAEMLVSFAEDLDSFAVLEETYREIAEDRLNLAGIREVLGAVQSGDVRVVRHEVETPSPLAFGLATLMASDTVLAEDEAAALREFHARVMEEVGDDASGGVLAEGDAGDVGDAGGVGDAGEPGSAADAGGDADG; translated from the coding sequence ATGACCGACGGGCGGGAGTTGCTCGCCGCGACCGAGGATGACTACGACTTCGATCCCGCGTCCGTCGAGGTCGCCGACGGCGACGTGCTCGACCGGCTGGAGCCGGCCGTCCGCGAGTGGTGGGTCGAGCAGTTCGGCGCGTTCGTCCCGGACAACGGCGGCTTCTTCACGCCCCCGCAGCGGGAGGCGATCCCGCTCATCGACGAGGGGGAGAACTGTCTGGTCGCGTCGCCGACGGGGTCGGGCAAGACCCTCGCGAGCTTCACCGCGGTGCTCAACGACCTGTTCCGCCGGGAGCGCGAGCTCGACGGCGGCCTCGACGACGGCGTCCGCTGTCTGTACGTGTCGCCGCTGAAGTCGCTCGCGAACGACATCACCCGTAACCTCGCAGAGCCCATCGACGGGATCGCGGAGAACCTGGCCGACCGCGGTCACGACACCGAGATCCGGCAGGCGATCCGTCACGGCGACACACCCGACAGCGAGCGCCGCGCGATGCTGGAGTCGCCGCCGCACGTGCTGAACACGACGCCGGAGACGCTGGCGATCCTGCTGAACTCCCCGAAGTTCAAGGAGACGCTCCGCAGCGTCGAGTACGTCGTCGTCGACGAGATACACTCGCTCGCCGACTCGAAGCGCGGCACCCACCTCGCTGTGTCGCTGGAGCGGCTCGAGCGCATGTGCGAGTCGTCGCCGACGCGGGTCGGCTGCTCTGCGACCGTCGAGCCGCTGACGACGATGGCGGAGTTCCTCGTCGGGGGCGACCCCGGCGGTGGAGCGGAGGGAGACGGAGCCGACCGCGGCCCGGACGGCGAGTCGTCGACCGGATGGACGCCGCGCGAGTACGAGATCGTCGACACCCGGTTCGTCCGCGAGTTCGACCTCCGGGTGGAGTGTCCGACCGACGACCTGATCGACACGCCGCGGGACGCCGTGACCGAGCGCTTTCACGACCGGCTCCACGAGCTGATCGAGGGTCACGAGAACACGCTCGTGTTCACGAACACTCGCTCGGGAGCCGAGCGCGTGCTCGCGACCCTGCGCGAGCGGTACGACTACGACGAGGACGACTCGGGCTGTCACCACGGCTCGATGTCGAAGGGCCACCGTGAGGCCGTCGAGGAGGGCCTGAAGTCGGGCGATCTCGACGTGGTCACCACGTCCACCTCCCTGGAGTTGGGGATCGACATGCCCCACCTCGACCTCGTCGTCCAGGTGGGGTCGCCCAAGTCGGTCGCCTCCCTGCTCCAGCGCGTCGGCCGGGCGGGCCACAGCCTCGGCGAGACGGTCGAGGGCCGAGTGATCGCGCTCGACCGCGACGAACTGGTCGAGTGTGCCGTGATGGCCCGGCGGGCCGAGCGGGGGTTCGTCGACCGCGTGTTCGTCCCCGAGGAGGCCCAGGACGTGGCCGCCCAGCAGGTGTACGGCATGGCGATCAACGGCGTGAAACGCGAGGTCGACGTGCTCGACACGCTCCGGGCCGCGTACCCGTACCGGGCGTACGGCGACGCCGACTGGGAGCAGCTCATGCGCTACCTGACGGCCGATTACCCCGGGATGGAGGAGAAGAACGTCTACGCGAAGGTGTGGCGCGACACGAACGACCCGCCCGAGGGCGAGTACCACTACGAGGAGTTCCCCGTCGGCGAGCAGCTGATCGGCAAGCGCGGGCGGCTGGCGCGCGTCATCTACATGACGAACCTCGGGACGATCCCCGACTCGTTCACGATCGACGTCTACCTCCGCGGGGGCGACGAGTGGGTCGGCCAACTCGACGAGGAGTACCTCGACACGCTGGAGCCCGGCGACGTGTTCCAGTTGGGCGGGTCGACCTACCAGTTCGGCTACCGGCGCGGGTCGAAGGTGTACGTCGACCCATCCGGCCAGCGGCCGACCGTCCCATCGTGGTTCTCCGAGCGCCTGCCGCTGAGCTACGACCTGGGTCGGGAGGTGCTCGACTTCCAGGGGGAGCTGAACGACCGGCTGGCGGACGGCGGTCGCGCGGCCGCCCGGACGTGGCTCCGACGCTTTCCCGTCGACGAGAACACCGTCCGCGCGATCGTCCGAATGTTCGACGAGCAGCGGCGCTTCCTCGGCGCGCGCGGCGTCGCGACGACGGACCGGATCGTCGTCGAAGAGGAGCTCGACCGGGCGGAGTACCGGCGGCGCTACTACGTCCACAGCGGCTACGGCCGGGAGTTCAACGACGGTCTCTCCCGGCTGGTCGCGCACCGCTGTGCCGGGCGGGCGAACGCGAACGTCCAGTTGGCCGTCGCCGACACCGGCTTCACCGTGTCGATGCCGCTGAACCGCAAGGTCGACGTGGCCGACGTGATCGAGTCGATCGCCCCCGAGGACGTGTTCGGGGACCTCCGGGAGGCGCTCACCGACACCGACCTCCTGAAGCGGTACTTCCGGATCAACGCGACGCGCTCGCTGATGATCCTGAAGCGCTACAAGGGCCACGAGAAGTCGGCCGCCCAACAGCAGGTGTCCGCCGAGATGCTCGTCTCCTTCGCCGAGGACCTCGACTCCTTCGCGGTGCTGGAGGAGACGTACCGCGAGATCGCAGAGGACCGGCTGAACCTCGCCGGGATCCGCGAAGTGCTCGGGGCGGTCCAGTCGGGGGACGTGCGCGTCGTCCGCCACGAGGTCGAGACGCCGTCGCCGCTGGCGTTCGGACTGGCGACGCTGATGGCCAGCGACACCGTCCTCGCGGAGGACGAGGCGGCCGCGCTCCGGGAGTTCCACGCCCGCGTGATGGAGGAGGTCGGCGACGACGCGAGCGGGGGCGTGCTCGCCGAGGGCGACGCCGGCGACGTCGGCGATGCCGGTGGCGTTGGCGACGCCGGCGAACCGGGCTCCGCCGCGGACGCCGGAGGCGACGCCGACGGCTGA
- a CDS encoding MBL fold metallo-hydrolase, protein MRVTFLGTGSAMPVADRVQTGLLVEAAPGDRSPLLVDCGAGVLHRLSQTDPGYEAVSTVLLTHHHLDHVSDLLALLKARWLAGEERLHVVGPPGTKALLDDLLDVGEFEYLDGRAEVSVREVHAGTEFSLAGLDVEAFETRHSKPCLAYRFSDRESEAGGAGNEVGEREGETAADGGDAAGDDPGRDPAAADSTDDEPTDGGQVGGDFVFSGDSEAFAGLANFAEGARVLAHDCSFPDEVDVDNHPTPTQLGEALAGRDIDRVYLTHLYPHTEGRHEEMLESVTRHFDGDVRVARDGLRFEP, encoded by the coding sequence ATGCGCGTCACGTTCCTCGGGACCGGCTCGGCGATGCCCGTCGCCGACCGCGTCCAGACCGGCCTGCTCGTCGAAGCCGCCCCCGGTGACCGAAGCCCGCTGCTGGTCGACTGCGGTGCCGGAGTGCTCCACCGCCTCTCCCAGACCGATCCGGGCTACGAGGCGGTCTCGACGGTCCTGTTGACCCACCACCACCTCGATCACGTCTCGGACCTGCTGGCCCTGCTGAAGGCGAGATGGCTCGCCGGCGAGGAGCGCCTGCACGTCGTCGGCCCGCCGGGCACCAAGGCGCTGCTCGACGACCTGCTGGACGTCGGGGAGTTCGAGTACCTCGACGGCAGAGCCGAGGTGAGCGTCCGCGAGGTCCACGCCGGGACCGAGTTCTCGCTGGCCGGCCTCGACGTCGAGGCGTTCGAGACGCGCCACTCGAAGCCGTGTCTCGCGTACCGCTTCTCGGACCGCGAGAGCGAGGCCGGGGGAGCCGGAAACGAGGTGGGTGAACGCGAGGGCGAGACGGCGGCCGACGGCGGCGACGCCGCGGGCGACGATCCCGGTCGCGATCCCGCCGCCGCCGACTCCACCGACGATGAACCCACCGACGGCGGACAGGTCGGCGGCGACTTCGTCTTCTCGGGCGACTCCGAGGCGTTCGCCGGACTCGCGAACTTCGCCGAGGGGGCGCGGGTGCTCGCCCACGACTGCTCGTTCCCCGACGAGGTGGACGTGGACAACCACCCGACGCCGACGCAGTTGGGCGAGGCGCTCGCCGGCCGCGACATCGACCGGGTGTACCTGACGCACCTGTACCCCCACACCGAGGGCCGCCACGAGGAGATGCTGGAGTCGGTTACACGGCACTTCGACGGCGACGTGCGGGTCGCCCGCGACGGTCTCAGATTCGAGCCGTGA
- a CDS encoding lactate racemase domain-containing protein, which translates to MTSDTYDLPLGEGTVTASLSGCSVDVAVPPGGDPVDPHSAAAAALDDPHGPPLSAVVDPGDEVCLVVTDVTRATPDEALVGAMLDRLPVGRSAVTIVLGLGLHRPMTDAEIADGLGEYADLAVNHDPDAAVEVGRVDGVPVEVHPAVADADAVLATGMVEPHQYAGFSGGAKTVVVGAGGAPLIRHTHGPELLGQPGTRLGRVEDNPFRSFLDRAGDLAGPDFCVNVTHGPAGILAAAAGAPRAVVRDLADAAREALSVRVDGTYDAVIAGVGAPKDANLYQTSRAATYLALGAHNPVTEGGRIVIPASLPEGAGEGTGERRFRRRLADAASADGLYREMREGYEPGAQRAFVLARVLRDHEVWVTDSEHPDLVDSCLMHAADTVDDAVEPGSRVLVVPDALNTLVV; encoded by the coding sequence GTGACTTCCGATACGTACGACCTCCCGCTGGGCGAGGGGACCGTCACCGCGTCGCTGTCGGGGTGTTCAGTCGACGTGGCGGTGCCGCCCGGCGGCGACCCGGTCGACCCTCACAGCGCCGCAGCGGCGGCGCTCGACGACCCGCACGGCCCCCCGCTGTCGGCGGTCGTCGATCCCGGCGACGAGGTCTGTCTCGTCGTGACGGACGTGACCCGCGCGACGCCCGACGAGGCGCTCGTCGGGGCGATGCTCGACCGACTCCCCGTCGGCCGTTCGGCCGTGACGATCGTGCTCGGCCTCGGACTGCACCGGCCGATGACTGACGCCGAGATCGCCGACGGCCTGGGGGAGTACGCCGACCTGGCGGTGAACCACGACCCCGACGCCGCCGTCGAGGTCGGGCGCGTCGACGGCGTTCCCGTCGAGGTGCACCCCGCGGTCGCCGACGCCGACGCCGTGCTCGCTACCGGCATGGTCGAGCCCCACCAGTACGCGGGCTTCTCCGGCGGCGCGAAGACCGTCGTCGTCGGGGCCGGCGGCGCGCCGCTCATCAGGCACACCCACGGGCCGGAACTGCTCGGTCAACCGGGGACGCGGCTCGGTCGCGTCGAGGACAACCCCTTCCGGTCGTTCCTCGACCGCGCCGGCGACCTCGCGGGACCGGACTTCTGCGTCAACGTCACCCACGGTCCGGCCGGGATCCTGGCCGCGGCCGCGGGGGCCCCGCGAGCCGTCGTGCGCGACTTGGCCGACGCGGCCCGCGAGGCGCTTTCGGTCCGCGTCGACGGGACGTACGACGCCGTGATCGCGGGCGTCGGCGCGCCGAAGGACGCGAACCTCTATCAGACGAGTCGGGCGGCGACGTACCTGGCGCTGGGGGCACACAACCCCGTCACCGAGGGCGGTCGGATCGTGATCCCCGCGTCGCTCCCCGAGGGCGCGGGCGAGGGGACCGGCGAGCGACGCTTCCGCCGCCGCCTCGCCGACGCCGCGTCCGCCGACGGCCTCTACCGGGAGATGCGCGAGGGGTACGAGCCCGGGGCACAGCGGGCGTTCGTGCTCGCGCGGGTGCTGCGCGACCACGAGGTGTGGGTGACCGACAGCGAACACCCCGACCTGGTGGACTCCTGTCTCATGCACGCGGCCGACACCGTCGACGACGCCGTCGAGCCGGGGAGTCGCGTGCTCGTCGTCCCGGACGCCCTGAACACGCTCGTCGTCTGA